A stretch of the Arthrobacter sp. PAMC 25486 genome encodes the following:
- the dapF gene encoding diaminopimelate epimerase, with translation MTSPETSLTGMRFSKGHGTGNDFVLLADPDGTRGLSPEQIARLCDRHRGLGGDGLIRAVRSRHVPEGAALLAAQPDAEWFMDYYNADGSRSEMCGNGVRVFVHFLLAQGLVELGAGDELAIGTRAGVKVVTRTADGYRVDMGPWDFIHPEDAAVRGTDSLVEAAGLPVQRPALSITMGNPHTVVALADLAELAAVNLTTAPAVAPLPPHGTNVEFAVPAEPLVMDDVGHISMRVHERGVGETLSCGTGACAAAAATRFWAGSQAPDSWLVAVPGGVVGVRFFQGPGGREHVELSGPAVMVAEGVLAEGLLP, from the coding sequence CCGTGGGCTGTCGCCGGAGCAGATCGCCAGGCTGTGCGACCGCCACCGCGGACTCGGCGGCGACGGGCTGATCCGGGCCGTTCGCTCCCGGCACGTGCCCGAAGGTGCCGCGTTGTTGGCAGCCCAGCCGGATGCTGAGTGGTTCATGGATTATTACAACGCCGACGGCTCACGCTCTGAAATGTGCGGCAACGGGGTGCGCGTCTTCGTGCACTTTCTGCTTGCGCAGGGCCTCGTGGAGCTGGGAGCCGGCGACGAGCTGGCCATTGGCACGCGTGCCGGTGTCAAGGTGGTGACCCGGACTGCTGACGGCTACCGCGTGGACATGGGGCCCTGGGATTTCATCCACCCCGAGGACGCCGCCGTGCGCGGCACTGATTCCCTGGTGGAGGCGGCCGGTCTGCCGGTGCAGCGCCCCGCCTTGTCCATAACCATGGGCAACCCCCACACGGTGGTGGCGCTGGCTGACCTTGCCGAACTGGCGGCCGTGAACCTCACCACCGCGCCCGCCGTGGCACCGCTTCCCCCGCACGGAACGAACGTGGAGTTTGCGGTGCCGGCCGAGCCGTTGGTGATGGACGACGTCGGACACATCAGTATGCGCGTCCACGAACGTGGCGTGGGGGAGACGCTGTCCTGCGGTACGGGTGCCTGTGCCGCGGCTGCCGCCACCCGGTTCTGGGCCGGAAGCCAGGCGCCGGACTCATGGCTGGTCGCGGTGCCCGGCGGCGTGGTGGGTGTGCGGTTTTTCCAGGGGCCCGGGGGGCGTGAGCACGTGGAACTCAGTGGTCCTGCCGTCATGGTGGCCGAAGGCGTGCTTGCCGAAGGGCTGCTGCCTTAG
- a CDS encoding class I SAM-dependent methyltransferase yields MKRRPLSVVLAGEKRQLQTAGGIFSPDGVDKGTIILLNEAPPPATEGNLLDIGCGWGPIALTLALRSPDTTVYAVDVNERSIELTQDNAKALGLDNVKASTPDAVDPDLRFNTIWSNPPIRVGKSELHSILLMWLPRLAQHGNAYLVVQKNLGSDSLQRWLAAELADHFPEAGFTVSRDSTHKAFRILRVTRSNT; encoded by the coding sequence ATGAAACGTCGACCCCTCAGCGTGGTCCTGGCCGGGGAAAAACGCCAGCTCCAAACGGCGGGTGGCATCTTCAGCCCCGACGGCGTGGACAAGGGAACCATCATCCTGCTCAACGAGGCGCCGCCGCCAGCCACAGAAGGCAATCTGCTCGACATTGGCTGCGGCTGGGGCCCCATCGCCCTGACCTTGGCCCTGCGGTCCCCGGACACAACCGTTTACGCCGTGGACGTCAACGAGCGCTCCATCGAACTGACCCAGGACAACGCCAAGGCGCTCGGGCTGGATAATGTGAAGGCGTCAACGCCCGACGCCGTCGACCCGGACCTGCGCTTCAACACCATCTGGTCCAATCCGCCGATCCGGGTAGGCAAGTCCGAGCTGCACTCGATCCTGCTCATGTGGCTGCCCCGGCTGGCGCAGCACGGCAACGCCTACCTGGTGGTACAAAAGAACCTTGGCTCGGATTCCTTGCAGCGTTGGCTCGCAGCCGAATTGGCCGACCACTTCCCGGAGGCCGGTTTCACCGTCAGCCGTGACTCCACGCACAAGGCGTTCCGCATTCTCCGGGTAACCCGCAGCAACACCTAA
- the hflX gene encoding GTPase HflX, protein MSNASAHHGSDDKSQPKSGGTTPHGPDESAQELSAAEIEAVIDRILAKDAAAGHAVRAESELEEQDPYEGTPTARPLAGSAQAVSSLDFQHSRFDGDQSELADRKALRRQASLSTELEDVSEVEYRQLRLERVVLAGLWSGGTMADAENSLRELAALAETAGSEVLDGLVQRRAKPDPATFLGQGKAQELKEIVHATGADTVIIDGDLSPSQRRTLEEVVKVKVIDRTALILDIFAQHAQSREGRAQVELAQMEYLLPRLRGWGESMSRQAGGRVGAAGGGIGSRGPGETKMELDRRKIRNRMAKLRREIAAMAPARETKRANRKRNSVPSVAIAGYTNAGKSSLLNRLTDAGVLVENALFATLDPTVRKTETADGLGYTLVDTVGFVRALPTQLVEAFRSTLEEVADADLILHIVDASHPDPEGQISAVRSVFAEVGALQIPEIIILNKADIADPFVVERLRQREPRTVVVSARTGQGIQELLDAISEGIPHPSVLLTLMIPYDRGDVLNKLHRSDAEIVSLEHGEHGTLASVRVREDLAAEVEPFVHHA, encoded by the coding sequence ATGTCCAACGCATCTGCACACCATGGTTCCGACGATAAATCACAGCCCAAAAGCGGCGGAACAACACCGCACGGTCCCGACGAATCCGCGCAGGAACTCTCTGCCGCCGAGATTGAGGCGGTCATTGACCGGATCCTGGCCAAGGATGCGGCGGCTGGCCATGCTGTGCGTGCAGAGTCCGAGCTTGAGGAGCAGGACCCCTATGAGGGAACACCGACAGCCCGGCCCTTGGCTGGTTCGGCACAGGCCGTTTCCTCACTTGATTTTCAGCACAGCCGCTTTGACGGTGACCAAAGTGAACTGGCAGACCGCAAGGCCCTGCGCCGCCAGGCGAGTTTGTCCACCGAACTTGAAGACGTTTCCGAAGTTGAATACCGCCAGCTGAGGCTGGAACGGGTGGTCTTGGCCGGGCTGTGGTCCGGCGGGACCATGGCGGACGCCGAGAACTCCCTGCGGGAGCTGGCCGCCCTGGCTGAAACGGCCGGTTCTGAGGTTCTGGACGGGTTGGTGCAGCGCCGTGCCAAACCCGACCCGGCCACTTTCCTTGGACAGGGAAAGGCGCAGGAGCTCAAGGAAATCGTTCATGCCACGGGCGCTGACACAGTGATTATTGACGGGGATCTCTCCCCGTCGCAGCGGCGCACGCTGGAAGAAGTCGTCAAGGTCAAGGTTATTGACCGCACCGCCTTGATCCTTGACATCTTTGCCCAGCATGCCCAGTCACGTGAAGGCCGTGCCCAGGTTGAACTGGCGCAGATGGAATACCTGCTGCCGAGGCTTCGCGGCTGGGGTGAGTCCATGTCCCGCCAGGCCGGCGGCCGGGTTGGCGCCGCTGGTGGCGGCATCGGCTCGCGCGGTCCAGGTGAAACCAAAATGGAGCTTGACCGGCGCAAGATCCGCAACCGCATGGCCAAGCTGCGCCGTGAAATTGCTGCCATGGCGCCCGCCAGGGAAACCAAGCGCGCCAACCGCAAGCGCAACAGTGTTCCTTCAGTTGCCATTGCCGGCTACACCAACGCGGGTAAGTCATCGCTGCTGAACCGCCTGACGGACGCTGGTGTGCTCGTTGAAAACGCGTTGTTCGCCACCCTTGACCCCACGGTCCGGAAAACCGAGACTGCCGATGGCCTCGGGTACACCTTGGTGGACACCGTGGGCTTTGTCCGCGCCCTGCCCACTCAGCTCGTTGAGGCCTTCCGCTCAACACTGGAAGAAGTGGCCGATGCAGACCTGATCCTGCACATTGTGGACGCCTCACACCCTGATCCCGAAGGGCAGATCTCAGCCGTGCGATCGGTGTTTGCCGAGGTTGGTGCACTGCAGATCCCCGAGATCATCATCCTGAACAAGGCTGACATTGCCGATCCCTTCGTCGTTGAACGGCTGCGCCAGCGAGAACCCCGCACCGTGGTGGTCTCGGCACGCACGGGACAGGGCATCCAGGAGCTCCTTGACGCGATCAGCGAAGGCATTCCGCACCCCAGCGTCTTGTTGACACTGATGATTCCCTACGACCGCGGCGATGTTTTGAACAAGCTGCATCGCAGCGACGCTGAAATTGTCAGCCTGGAACATGGCGAGCACGGCACGCTTGCCAGCGTTCGGGTCCGTGAGGACCTGGCTGCTGAAGTTGAACCGTTTGTCCACCATGCCTGA
- a CDS encoding ATP-dependent DNA helicase, whose protein sequence is MPESELSQQALELLDRAVATMGGQRRDGQHEMVRKVVAAIENGEHLLVQAGTGTGKSLAYLIPLIVHALTSDKPSVVATATLALQAQIVGRDVPRLLAALDPVLPRPIDVALVKGRSNYVCKQKLGGGFPTEDTGEGALFSLGEDTSVAHLPAAGTGPTSALGREVVRLREWAQDTDTGDRDELVPGVTDKAWRQVSVTSMECLGAAKCPLATECFSELARARGADADIVVTNHAMLAISAFEGIAVLPEYDVVVVDEAHELQDRVTGAVTGQLSVQMVQAAASSTRKHTGVSVDALHASATALDFVLAGVAEGLMPNGLNEAQSQAIEQVRDAVRAALSDSKPDGNASVDGGRSIARSRLNLIFDLCERLLAAADAREVVWASRPGTFAPGKGYQKADASEPAVINIAPLSVAMKLREGLFAERTVVLTSATLAIGDSFQATAGGLGLLGPSAPSWSGADVGSPFDYPKQGMLYVAAHLQKPGFGTSPEQLDELAALITAAGGGTLALFSSRRAAEDAAEKLRKKLKVKILCQGDSSMSGLIKEFADEPDTCLFGTMSLWQGVDVQGASCRLVVIDRIPFPRPDDPLVTARARAVAQSGGDGFIAISATHAAVRLAQGVGRLIRSSEDRGVVAVLDSRLANASYGGFLRAALPPFWSTKDRTVALSALQRLSGK, encoded by the coding sequence ATGCCTGAGAGCGAATTGTCACAGCAGGCCCTGGAGCTTTTGGACCGCGCAGTGGCCACCATGGGTGGCCAACGCCGCGACGGCCAGCATGAAATGGTGCGCAAGGTCGTCGCCGCCATTGAGAACGGCGAACACCTGTTGGTCCAGGCGGGAACCGGCACCGGAAAATCCCTCGCATACCTGATTCCGCTCATCGTCCATGCCTTGACAAGCGACAAACCCTCAGTGGTGGCCACGGCCACGCTTGCCCTGCAGGCCCAGATTGTCGGGCGTGACGTGCCTCGCCTGCTGGCCGCCTTGGATCCGGTGCTGCCGCGACCCATCGACGTGGCCCTGGTCAAGGGGCGCAGCAACTATGTCTGCAAGCAGAAGTTGGGCGGCGGCTTCCCCACCGAGGACACGGGGGAGGGTGCCCTGTTCAGCTTGGGCGAGGACACCAGCGTTGCCCACCTGCCGGCGGCCGGAACGGGCCCCACCTCGGCGCTGGGCAGGGAAGTGGTGCGGCTGCGTGAATGGGCGCAGGACACGGACACCGGAGACCGCGACGAACTTGTCCCCGGCGTCACGGACAAGGCCTGGCGGCAGGTCTCCGTCACGTCCATGGAATGCCTGGGCGCGGCGAAATGCCCCCTGGCCACCGAGTGCTTCTCCGAACTGGCCAGGGCTCGCGGGGCCGACGCGGACATTGTGGTGACCAACCATGCCATGCTGGCCATCAGCGCCTTCGAGGGCATTGCCGTTCTGCCCGAATATGATGTTGTGGTTGTCGACGAAGCCCACGAGCTGCAGGACCGGGTCACGGGGGCCGTTACGGGACAGCTCTCTGTCCAGATGGTGCAGGCCGCAGCCTCCAGCACGCGCAAGCACACGGGCGTTTCCGTTGATGCGCTGCACGCCAGCGCCACGGCACTGGACTTTGTCCTCGCCGGTGTCGCCGAAGGGCTCATGCCCAACGGCCTCAACGAAGCACAGAGCCAGGCCATTGAGCAGGTCCGTGATGCCGTCCGTGCGGCGTTGTCGGATTCGAAACCCGACGGCAACGCGTCCGTCGACGGCGGGCGTTCCATCGCCAGGTCACGGCTGAACCTGATCTTTGACTTGTGCGAACGCCTTTTGGCGGCAGCGGATGCCCGTGAAGTGGTGTGGGCATCGCGCCCCGGCACCTTCGCCCCGGGCAAGGGCTACCAAAAGGCGGATGCCAGCGAACCCGCCGTCATCAACATCGCCCCGCTCAGTGTTGCCATGAAGCTGCGTGAGGGCCTTTTTGCCGAGCGCACCGTGGTGCTGACTTCCGCCACTCTGGCCATCGGCGACTCCTTCCAAGCCACGGCCGGGGGACTGGGCCTGCTCGGTCCCAGCGCACCCAGCTGGAGCGGGGCCGACGTCGGATCTCCCTTCGACTACCCCAAGCAAGGCATGCTGTATGTGGCGGCGCACCTGCAAAAACCAGGCTTTGGCACCTCGCCTGAGCAATTGGATGAACTGGCTGCGCTGATCACGGCCGCCGGCGGCGGCACCCTGGCCTTGTTCTCCTCCCGGCGGGCAGCGGAGGATGCGGCAGAGAAACTGCGCAAGAAACTGAAGGTGAAGATCCTGTGCCAGGGAGATTCATCCATGTCCGGGCTGATCAAGGAATTTGCCGACGAACCGGACACCTGCCTGTTCGGCACCATGTCGTTGTGGCAAGGCGTTGACGTGCAGGGAGCCTCGTGCCGGCTCGTGGTGATTGATAGAATCCCGTTCCCTCGCCCAGATGACCCGCTGGTCACCGCCCGCGCCCGCGCTGTGGCGCAAAGCGGCGGGGACGGCTTCATCGCTATCTCCGCAACACATGCCGCCGTGCGGCTGGCACAGGGCGTGGGCCGCCTGATCCGCTCAAGCGAGGACCGCGGCGTGGTGGCAGTACTCGACTCACGCCTTGCAAACGCCAGCTATGGGGGATTTCTGCGGGCTGCCCTGCCACCATTCTGGTCCACCAAGGACCGCACAGTTGCCCTGTCGGCACTGCAGCGGCTATCCGGCAAATAG
- a CDS encoding DUF2283 domain-containing protein produces the protein MQISYDAPADAAYIRLGGPLTPGQASQQLHSIQTPGGRGEITLDFDDAGHLLGVEVLSASAVLSPEVLAAATALD, from the coding sequence ATGCAGATCAGCTACGACGCGCCGGCAGACGCAGCTTATATCCGGCTTGGCGGGCCCCTCACGCCCGGGCAGGCAAGCCAGCAACTTCACTCAATTCAAACTCCGGGAGGTCGAGGCGAAATCACGTTGGATTTTGATGACGCCGGCCACCTGCTTGGAGTTGAGGTGCTGTCTGCCTCGGCTGTGCTCTCCCCGGAAGTGCTGGCGGCTGCGACAGCACTGGACTAA
- the lexA gene encoding transcriptional repressor LexA, giving the protein MKGLTVRQKKILECIQRSIADKGYPPSMREIGDSVGLASLSSVTHQLTQLERHGYLRRDPKRPRAMEVLIPLVLDDGNVEIQGVSSPKALRSSNGLNFAELSSSSDTAFVPLVGRIAAGGPILADQAVDDIMPLPRQIVGSGELFMLKVQGDSMIDAAICDGDWVVIRQQKTANNGDIVAALLEDEATVKTFRQRDGHIWLLPQNTRYEPILGDHATIMGKVVSVLRSL; this is encoded by the coding sequence ATGAAGGGGCTCACCGTTCGGCAAAAGAAGATCCTTGAGTGCATCCAGCGCTCCATTGCAGACAAGGGCTATCCGCCCTCCATGCGTGAGATCGGCGACTCCGTTGGGCTTGCCAGCCTGTCGAGTGTCACGCACCAGCTGACCCAGCTCGAACGCCACGGCTACTTGCGCCGCGATCCCAAGCGGCCCCGTGCCATGGAAGTGCTCATCCCCCTCGTCCTGGACGACGGCAACGTTGAGATTCAGGGCGTCAGCTCCCCCAAGGCGTTGCGCAGTTCCAACGGCCTGAACTTTGCCGAACTCAGCAGTTCCTCGGACACCGCCTTTGTGCCGCTTGTCGGGCGCATAGCGGCCGGCGGACCCATCCTGGCCGATCAGGCGGTGGATGACATCATGCCGCTGCCACGCCAAATCGTGGGCAGCGGTGAGCTGTTCATGCTCAAGGTGCAGGGGGATTCCATGATCGATGCCGCCATCTGCGACGGTGACTGGGTGGTGATACGGCAGCAGAAAACGGCAAACAATGGCGACATCGTGGCCGCGCTTCTCGAAGACGAAGCCACGGTGAAGACGTTCCGCCAGCGCGACGGCCACATCTGGCTGCTGCCGCAAAACACCCGCTATGAGCCCATCCTTGGCGACCATGCCACCATCATGGGCAAAGTGGTCTCGGTGCTCCGCAGCCTCTAA
- a CDS encoding LysM peptidoglycan-binding domain-containing protein — protein sequence MNAMVITATSFNGGRGNGHLVRPNSRPSIAGGRRLQLTRRGRLVFFGIPALVMAAALLFISLGVFVGSIASPAHASAQFPVTDMADYATTVTVLQGDSLWSIAGESNPARNIREVVQEIVALNDLGAGVLQAGQQLFVPLPK from the coding sequence ATGAATGCAATGGTTATCACGGCAACATCATTCAACGGCGGACGAGGCAACGGACACCTCGTCCGGCCGAACAGCCGCCCGTCCATTGCCGGGGGGCGCCGACTGCAGCTCACCCGGCGCGGCCGGCTCGTGTTCTTCGGCATCCCGGCGCTCGTCATGGCCGCCGCACTGCTGTTCATTTCCCTGGGCGTCTTCGTTGGCTCCATTGCCAGCCCGGCGCACGCATCGGCTCAATTCCCTGTGACTGACATGGCCGACTACGCCACTACGGTGACTGTCCTGCAAGGGGACAGTCTCTGGAGCATCGCTGGCGAAAGCAACCCCGCCCGCAATATTCGGGAGGTTGTCCAGGAAATTGTGGCCTTGAATGATCTCGGTGCGGGCGTGCTGCAGGCCGGCCAGCAGTTGTTCGTCCCGCTACCCAAGTAG
- a CDS encoding histidinol-phosphate transaminase, with amino-acid sequence MDQFELLAQLPLRDDLRGQHPYGAPQIDVPILLNVNENTFGVPDDAKKAILNAVATELDNLNRYPDREFTVLRQELAAYLGHGLSEDNLWAANGSNEVLQQILQAFGGPGRSAMGFPPTYSMYPLLASGTGTGYVAGVRAPDYSLSAESAAAQVREQAPNVVFLCSPNNPTGTALGLDVVKAVYEAGEASQAIIIVDEAYAEFSHTGTESALGLLPGRPRLVVSRTMSKAFALAGARLGYLAATPEVTDALRLVRLPYHLSAITQATAVAALRNSTSLLANVESIKVQRDRIVAELTELGLTPAPSDSNFVFFGGLENPHEVWEALLADGVLIRDVGIPGHLRVTAGTEAETTAFLSGLRAILAG; translated from the coding sequence ATGGATCAGTTCGAACTCTTAGCGCAATTGCCCCTCCGTGACGATCTTCGCGGCCAGCACCCTTATGGTGCGCCACAGATTGATGTGCCGATTCTACTGAACGTCAACGAAAACACCTTTGGCGTCCCGGATGATGCCAAGAAGGCAATTCTGAACGCGGTTGCGACGGAGCTGGACAACCTCAACCGCTACCCCGACCGTGAATTCACCGTCCTGCGCCAGGAGCTGGCAGCCTACCTGGGCCATGGGCTCAGCGAAGATAACCTCTGGGCCGCCAACGGTTCCAACGAGGTGCTCCAACAGATTCTGCAGGCCTTTGGTGGTCCGGGCCGGAGTGCCATGGGTTTCCCGCCCACATATTCCATGTACCCGCTGCTCGCCAGTGGCACCGGAACCGGCTATGTTGCCGGTGTGCGTGCACCCGACTACAGCCTCTCGGCAGAGTCCGCCGCTGCGCAGGTGCGTGAGCAGGCGCCCAACGTTGTCTTCCTCTGCTCACCCAACAACCCCACGGGAACTGCCCTGGGCCTGGATGTGGTGAAGGCGGTTTACGAGGCGGGCGAAGCGTCGCAGGCCATCATCATTGTCGATGAGGCTTATGCCGAGTTCTCCCACACCGGCACCGAAAGCGCCCTGGGACTTCTTCCGGGCCGCCCCCGGCTGGTAGTCTCCCGCACCATGAGCAAGGCCTTCGCCCTGGCCGGCGCCCGGCTCGGCTACCTGGCGGCAACGCCGGAAGTCACCGACGCACTGCGGCTTGTGCGCCTGCCCTACCACCTCTCCGCCATTACCCAGGCAACTGCAGTGGCCGCGCTGCGCAACTCCACCTCACTGCTGGCCAATGTTGAGTCGATCAAGGTCCAGCGCGACCGGATCGTGGCGGAACTGACCGAACTCGGGCTGACCCCCGCGCCGTCCGACTCAAACTTTGTGTTCTTTGGCGGGCTGGAAAACCCCCACGAGGTGTGGGAGGCGCTGCTGGCCGACGGTGTCCTGATTCGCGACGTCGGCATCCCGGGGCACCTGCGCGTAACCGCAGGAACCGAAGCCGAAACAACCGCGTTCCTCTCCGGGCTCCGCGCCATCCTTGCCGGCTAG
- the hisB gene encoding imidazoleglycerol-phosphate dehydratase HisB, giving the protein MTETMPGQGRSARLERATSESSVMVEINLDGTGVSSIDTSVPFYDHMLTALSKHSLIDMNIKATGDTHIDAHHTVEDVAISLGEVLKVALGNKAGIRRFGEATVPLDEALANAVVDLSGRPYLVHSGEPAGQEYHLIGGHFTGSLTRHVFEAITLHAQICLHMTLIAGRDPHHIVEAQFKAFARALRSAVEADPRVTGIPSTKGLL; this is encoded by the coding sequence ATGACTGAGACCATGCCCGGCCAGGGACGGAGCGCCCGTTTGGAGAGGGCCACGAGCGAGTCAAGCGTCATGGTTGAGATCAACCTTGACGGGACAGGGGTGTCGAGCATTGACACCTCCGTGCCGTTCTACGATCACATGCTCACGGCGCTGTCCAAGCACTCCCTGATCGACATGAACATCAAAGCCACCGGCGACACCCACATCGACGCCCACCACACGGTTGAAGATGTAGCCATCTCCCTCGGCGAGGTCTTGAAGGTCGCGTTGGGCAACAAGGCCGGCATCCGTCGCTTTGGCGAGGCCACCGTGCCGCTGGACGAGGCGCTGGCAAACGCCGTGGTTGACCTGTCCGGCCGCCCGTACCTGGTGCACAGCGGCGAGCCTGCAGGCCAGGAATACCACCTGATCGGCGGCCACTTCACCGGCTCCCTGACCCGGCACGTCTTTGAAGCCATCACGTTGCACGCCCAGATCTGCCTGCACATGACCCTCATCGCAGGCCGCGACCCGCACCACATCGTCGAAGCCCAGTTCAAGGCCTTTGCCCGTGCACTGCGCTCGGCCGTTGAAGCCGACCCCCGCGTTACCGGCATCCCGTCCACGAAGGGCCTTTTGTGA
- the hisH gene encoding imidazole glycerol phosphate synthase subunit HisH, with the protein MSSEATTAVKPTVTVLDYGSGNVRSAVRALERAGATVTLSAKADDVLNADGLVVPGVGAFGSVMDELKNVDALRMIGRRVAGGRAVLGICVGMQVLFDAGVEHGVHREGMGEWPGTVELLPADVVPHMGWNTVRAPEGSLLFDGVEEERFYFVHSYGVQKWDFEVLQPKMRPPMVTWSEHGAPFIAAVENGPLCATQFHPEKSGDAGARLLRNWVTSLSKAVR; encoded by the coding sequence GTGAGCTCTGAAGCAACAACAGCCGTAAAGCCCACCGTCACCGTCCTTGACTACGGTTCCGGGAACGTCCGTTCGGCCGTGCGCGCCCTGGAACGCGCCGGTGCAACCGTCACGCTCAGCGCCAAGGCCGACGACGTGCTCAACGCCGACGGACTGGTGGTCCCCGGCGTGGGCGCCTTCGGTTCCGTCATGGATGAGCTGAAAAACGTTGACGCCCTGCGCATGATCGGCCGCCGCGTGGCCGGCGGGCGTGCCGTACTGGGCATTTGCGTTGGCATGCAGGTCCTTTTTGATGCCGGCGTGGAGCATGGCGTGCACCGTGAAGGCATGGGGGAGTGGCCGGGGACGGTTGAACTGTTGCCGGCCGACGTCGTTCCGCACATGGGTTGGAACACCGTCAGGGCGCCGGAGGGTTCCCTGCTGTTTGACGGTGTGGAGGAGGAGCGCTTCTACTTTGTGCACTCCTACGGTGTGCAAAAGTGGGACTTTGAGGTACTCCAGCCCAAGATGCGCCCGCCCATGGTGACCTGGTCCGAACACGGGGCGCCCTTCATCGCCGCCGTCGAAAACGGGCCGCTGTGCGCAACACAGTTCCACCCGGAAAAATCCGGCGACGCCGGAGCCCGGCTGCTGCGCAACTGGGTCACGTCACTGAGCAAGGCGGTGCGCTAA
- the priA gene encoding bifunctional 1-(5-phosphoribosyl)-5-((5-phosphoribosylamino)methylideneamino)imidazole-4-carboxamide isomerase/phosphoribosylanthranilate isomerase PriA, whose amino-acid sequence MTTPILELLPAVDVADGQAVRLVQGEAGSETSYGSPLEAALNWQNDGAEWVHLVDLDAAFGRGSNVELLREMVQSLTVKVELSGGIRDDASLEAALELGVGRVNLGTAALENPEWTAKVIDRFGEKIAVGLDVRGTTLAGRGWTKEGGDIWEVLARLEDAGCARYVVTDVTKDGTLRGPNVELLREMCTRTSKPVVASGGISSLEDLRVLRELVGEGVEGAIIGKALYSGQFTLPEALDVAGRR is encoded by the coding sequence ATGACCACCCCCATTTTGGAATTGTTGCCCGCCGTGGATGTCGCTGACGGCCAGGCAGTGCGCCTGGTTCAAGGCGAGGCCGGCTCGGAAACCAGCTATGGCTCACCCCTGGAAGCAGCGCTGAACTGGCAAAACGATGGCGCCGAATGGGTCCACCTCGTTGACCTGGATGCTGCGTTCGGCCGCGGCTCCAACGTGGAGCTGCTGCGTGAAATGGTGCAAAGCCTCACCGTCAAGGTTGAGCTCTCCGGTGGCATCCGCGACGACGCGTCCCTGGAAGCTGCGCTCGAACTGGGCGTGGGCCGCGTGAACCTGGGCACCGCCGCATTGGAGAACCCCGAGTGGACGGCCAAGGTGATCGACCGCTTTGGTGAGAAGATCGCCGTCGGACTTGATGTTCGCGGCACCACCCTGGCCGGCCGTGGCTGGACCAAGGAAGGCGGGGACATCTGGGAAGTCCTGGCCCGCCTCGAGGATGCCGGCTGCGCCCGCTACGTGGTCACCGACGTCACCAAGGACGGCACCCTGCGCGGTCCCAACGTGGAACTGTTGCGTGAAATGTGCACGCGCACGTCCAAGCCGGTGGTCGCCTCCGGAGGCATTTCCAGCCTGGAAGACCTCCGTGTGCTGCGCGAACTCGTAGGCGAAGGTGTTGAGGGTGCCATCATCGGCAAGGCGCTCTACTCCGGCCAGTTCACCCTGCCGGAAGCCCTCGACGTTGCAGGCCGCCGCTAA